A portion of the Segatella copri DSM 18205 genome contains these proteins:
- a CDS encoding PDDEXK nuclease domain-containing protein, protein MTTDNKDNKLSIGSSDYAEILRHAVAVIEHARTEIARHVNGYVSTAYWEIGQMLHERKIESGYGDSVVRRLSADLKERYPKMGVSPRQLWNMKKFYERYAGHDEKVLRSVALLPWSHNLLLLSKGFNDEATLYYAQETITKGWNRDLLLNAIKLNMYETQALARVDNNFDRTLPAEQAQYANEVFSSSYNLGFLGVTSPILELELEDRLVKAITRFLMELGNGFTFIGNQHVLEYNGKESKVDMLFFHRGLRCLVAVDLKIGPFKPEYAGKMNYYLSLLDRLERGADENRSIGIILCAEKDRVEVELALEDMGKPIGVADYQLIVPKEKLQKVLADEIKAFSEEKENKETL, encoded by the coding sequence ATGACAACAGACAATAAAGACAACAAACTCTCAATAGGAAGTAGCGATTATGCTGAGATACTGCGACACGCTGTCGCAGTAATTGAGCATGCACGGACAGAAATAGCCCGACATGTCAATGGCTACGTATCTACCGCCTATTGGGAGATTGGTCAAATGCTTCATGAGCGCAAGATTGAAAGTGGGTATGGTGACAGCGTTGTAAGAAGATTGTCAGCAGACCTGAAAGAACGATACCCGAAGATGGGTGTTTCACCACGTCAACTTTGGAACATGAAGAAATTTTATGAACGTTACGCGGGACATGATGAAAAAGTGCTACGCTCCGTAGCACTTTTGCCGTGGTCGCACAATCTGCTACTGCTGAGCAAGGGATTTAATGATGAAGCCACGCTATATTATGCTCAGGAAACTATAACCAAAGGTTGGAATCGTGACTTGTTGCTCAATGCCATCAAACTTAATATGTATGAGACACAGGCATTGGCACGAGTAGATAACAATTTCGACCGCACTCTTCCTGCCGAACAAGCGCAGTATGCCAATGAGGTGTTTAGCAGCAGCTACAATCTTGGTTTCTTGGGAGTAACAAGTCCCATTCTGGAGCTTGAACTTGAAGACCGCCTTGTAAAAGCTATCACCCGTTTCCTTATGGAACTTGGTAATGGTTTCACTTTCATTGGCAACCAACATGTATTGGAATACAATGGTAAAGAAAGTAAGGTAGATATGTTGTTTTTCCATCGTGGACTGCGCTGCCTTGTTGCTGTTGACCTAAAGATAGGTCCTTTCAAACCAGAGTATGCAGGTAAGATGAACTATTATCTGTCTCTGCTTGACCGCCTTGAACGTGGTGCTGACGAAAACCGTTCTATAGGAATCATACTTTGTGCGGAAAAAGACCGTGTAGAGGTAGAACTCGCACTTGAAGATATGGGAAAGCCTATCGGAGTAGCGGATTATCAGTTGATAGTACCGAAAGAAAAATTACAGAAAGTCCTTGCTGATGAGATTAAGGCATTTAGTGAGGAGAAAGAAAACAAAGAAACATTATAA
- a CDS encoding IS982 family transposase, with translation MAILSKITKLFCIIDEFYKVFDAENAGKLLLSEDGVKRRRRKASLSDSEIMTILLYFHFGSFRNFKHYYLFFIRGTLKSYFPNAVSYNRFVELESRVFFPLMFFLNLRAFGRCTGITFVDSTMIPICHNLRRYANKVFKGIATDGKGTMGWCHGFKLHLACNDRGEIIAFVLTGANVSDKDPAVFDVLAKRLYGKLFADKGYISQKLFDSLFEEGIQLVTGLRVNMKNKLMPFYDKMMLRKRYIIETINDLLKNTAQIVHSRHRSVSNFIINIISALGAYCFFDNKPKALTGYVIEDTKQLSLF, from the coding sequence ATTGCGATTTTATCCAAAATTACAAAATTATTTTGTATTATTGATGAATTTTACAAAGTTTTTGATGCTGAAAATGCAGGAAAATTGCTTTTGAGTGAAGATGGAGTAAAGCGCAGACGACGTAAAGCCTCTTTATCTGATAGTGAAATCATGACGATTTTGCTGTATTTCCATTTCGGCTCGTTCCGAAACTTCAAGCATTATTACCTATTCTTTATAAGAGGAACTTTGAAGTCATATTTTCCAAATGCGGTGTCTTATAACCGTTTTGTAGAACTTGAAAGTCGCGTATTCTTCCCTCTCATGTTCTTCCTGAATCTCCGTGCTTTTGGCAGATGTACAGGTATAACCTTTGTTGATTCAACCATGATACCAATATGCCACAATCTCAGGCGTTATGCCAACAAAGTGTTCAAAGGCATTGCCACAGACGGAAAGGGAACAATGGGATGGTGTCATGGGTTCAAGCTACATCTGGCTTGTAATGATAGAGGTGAGATAATTGCTTTTGTTCTCACTGGTGCAAACGTTAGCGACAAAGATCCAGCGGTATTCGATGTATTGGCTAAACGTCTGTATGGCAAGCTGTTTGCAGATAAAGGCTATATCTCGCAAAAACTCTTCGATTCGCTTTTTGAGGAAGGCATCCAGTTGGTTACAGGACTGAGAGTGAACATGAAGAACAAACTAATGCCGTTCTATGACAAGATGATGCTACGCAAAAGATACATCATTGAAACGATTAATGACCTGTTGAAAAATACGGCTCAGATAGTACATTCACGTCACAGGTCTGTTTCGAATTTCATCATAAATATTATTTCTGCATTAGGGGCATACTGTTTCTTTGACAACAAGCCCAAGGCACTTACTGGATACGTTATCGAAGATACGAAACAGCTTAGTCTTTTCTAA
- a CDS encoding Abi family protein: MSNQKPRTIDEQIRLLRSRGMAFGDEESAKQCLAHISYFRLKYYWTDMRDEETEHDFKEGASFDDVIARYDFDRRLRLILFDAIEIIEVALRAKIINHLSQAKGSGLWYLDASLFERKDYYEDFVLDLKYEFDRSTEPFAKEYIAEHSNWDWESMEGDNPDAWMILESATFGTLSKMYKNLKSQLPERAAIANDFGLYSAKELSSWLEAISVLRNIIAHHSRLWNRSLAKQVTNPKGHRDRWLLNLLTDNQKKKPYGVISAMLYLCNAVYPDNQIKDKLLALIDHSTNIPYYKYGFTGDWRKEPIWR; this comes from the coding sequence ATGAGCAATCAGAAGCCACGCACAATAGATGAACAAATCCGCCTGCTCCGTTCAAGAGGTATGGCGTTTGGTGATGAGGAGAGTGCCAAGCAGTGTTTGGCGCATATCAGTTATTTCCGTTTGAAATACTATTGGACGGACATGAGGGATGAGGAAACAGAGCACGACTTCAAGGAGGGTGCGTCATTCGACGATGTAATTGCCCGATACGACTTTGACCGTAGACTTCGACTGATACTCTTTGATGCCATTGAGATTATAGAAGTGGCATTACGTGCTAAGATTATCAACCATCTTTCACAAGCAAAGGGTAGCGGACTTTGGTATTTGGATGCTTCTCTCTTTGAGCGTAAAGACTATTACGAGGACTTCGTGCTCGACCTCAAATATGAGTTTGACCGTAGTACAGAGCCATTTGCCAAAGAATACATAGCAGAGCATTCTAATTGGGATTGGGAGTCGATGGAGGGCGATAATCCTGATGCGTGGATGATACTCGAAAGTGCCACCTTTGGTACACTCTCCAAGATGTATAAGAATTTGAAGAGCCAGTTGCCAGAACGCGCCGCTATTGCCAACGACTTCGGACTGTATTCTGCAAAGGAGTTATCCAGTTGGTTGGAGGCTATCTCTGTGCTTCGTAACATCATAGCCCACCACTCACGTCTCTGGAACCGTAGCCTTGCCAAGCAAGTGACCAATCCCAAAGGACATCGTGACAGGTGGTTGCTGAATCTATTGACGGACAACCAAAAGAAGAAACCATACGGAGTGATTTCTGCTATGCTCTATCTCTGCAATGCCGTGTATCCAGACAATCAGATAAAGGACAAGTTGCTTGCCTTGATTGACCACAGTACCAATATACCTTATTACAAGTACGGTTTTACTGGTGACTGGCGCAAGGAGCCAATATGGCGGTAA
- a CDS encoding ATP-binding protein: MTYYKRIIDKKLLEWKASQRRKPLLIRGARQVGKSSAVRHFGKEFKYFVEINLESQPSIRGLFSKDIDVHRTCESISATTGIPVIPGETLLFIDEIQVSQEAIMSLRYFKEDYPELHVIAAGSLLEFTLEELPSFGVGRIRSLYMYPFSFDEFLMAQGLDTTVSYKQQASPSSPLPEAVHNKLVDQLKTFYLVGGMPAAVTEWIETNSYIECAHVHNDILDTYQDDFAKYKSRVSPALLRKVLRSVALQAGSKFVYRQVADDVHSSVIKDALHLLTLAGLIKPVTHSDGNGVPLGAEENDSYRKYLFLDLGLMQTMLGTPAANVLLASNVDFVNKGAASEMFAGLELVKNHDCFQKAEMYYWQNLSRGANAEIDFLEAKDGMVLPIEVKATTRGSMQSLWLFMRKKALHHAVRTSLENFGEFEYVDKESQDAIRHVDVIPLYAMSNLCKLSVDTEMKIATP, translated from the coding sequence ATGACATATTACAAGCGAATTATAGATAAAAAACTCCTGGAGTGGAAGGCTTCTCAAAGAAGAAAACCGCTGCTGATACGTGGAGCCAGACAAGTAGGAAAATCTTCTGCTGTGCGCCACTTTGGTAAAGAATTCAAGTACTTTGTAGAGATCAATCTGGAGAGCCAGCCATCCATAAGAGGACTCTTTTCAAAGGATATTGACGTGCATAGAACGTGTGAAAGCATAAGTGCCACTACCGGCATCCCAGTGATACCTGGTGAAACACTGCTCTTCATAGACGAGATACAAGTGAGCCAGGAAGCAATCATGTCGCTCCGTTATTTCAAAGAAGATTATCCGGAACTGCATGTCATCGCTGCTGGCTCTTTGTTGGAATTCACCTTAGAAGAACTGCCTTCCTTTGGAGTGGGTAGAATACGCTCACTCTATATGTACCCTTTTTCCTTTGATGAATTTCTCATGGCACAGGGACTAGATACCACGGTGAGTTACAAGCAGCAGGCTTCACCCTCATCTCCGCTTCCAGAGGCCGTTCATAATAAACTGGTGGACCAGTTGAAGACTTTCTATCTGGTGGGTGGTATGCCTGCCGCAGTTACAGAATGGATAGAGACTAACAGTTACATAGAATGCGCTCATGTCCATAATGATATTCTGGATACCTATCAGGATGATTTTGCCAAGTACAAGTCGCGTGTATCTCCGGCTTTATTGAGAAAGGTTTTGCGTTCCGTAGCTTTGCAGGCTGGCAGTAAGTTTGTCTATAGGCAGGTGGCCGATGATGTTCATTCTTCGGTTATCAAAGACGCACTTCATTTATTGACCTTGGCAGGACTCATAAAGCCGGTGACCCATAGTGATGGAAATGGCGTTCCACTTGGAGCTGAAGAGAATGACAGCTATAGGAAATATCTTTTCTTGGATTTGGGACTGATGCAAACCATGTTGGGTACTCCTGCTGCCAATGTACTTTTAGCTTCGAATGTTGATTTCGTCAATAAAGGTGCTGCATCAGAAATGTTTGCTGGTTTGGAACTCGTCAAGAACCACGACTGTTTCCAGAAGGCAGAAATGTATTATTGGCAGAATTTGTCAAGAGGGGCCAATGCTGAGATTGATTTTCTGGAAGCCAAGGATGGTATGGTTTTACCGATAGAAGTGAAAGCCACTACCAGGGGTAGCATGCAAAGCTTATGGCTATTCATGAGAAAGAAGGCTCTTCATCATGCTGTTCGTACATCCCTAGAGAATTTCGGAGAGTTTGAGTATGTTGATAAAGAATCCCAGGATGCCATTCGCCACGTAGATGTAATTCCACTCTATGCAATGAGTAATTTGTGCAAACTAAGCGTTGATACGGAGATGAAAATAGCAACACCATAA
- a CDS encoding DUF4248 domain-containing protein, whose product MDLRSYTKQELALLYFPDATPAVASAHLMRWIQRIPDLLQKLAATGYGKNCKEFTPMQVSYILYFLGEP is encoded by the coding sequence ATGGATTTAAGAAGTTATACCAAGCAAGAGCTTGCTCTCCTGTATTTTCCCGATGCTACTCCAGCAGTAGCCAGTGCTCACCTGATGCGATGGATCCAGCGCATCCCCGACCTTCTCCAGAAGCTCGCCGCCACCGGTTACGGCAAGAACTGCAAGGAGTTCACCCCGATGCAAGTCTCCTACATCCTCTACTTCCTCGGTGAGCCCTAA
- a CDS encoding VapE domain-containing protein: MMNISTFINMASKIPSPGQLEGLVTFMKEDEKLRFFTESYRKTGNKSYKHDAPLFAVACIFEGGKGKDNIRSLTHLSLVDFDHITEKPDDGTLRSLKERICHDAHTLLCYVTMSGNGLRVIYRYEGDDYPSAFAMGNDYYAHLIGKESDPLCKNITRLSGLAYDPEVYFNPEAKAFSAEEISHFHSATLKTAQKKKKQERIADYYEQIVKPKLESEKIRYEPGNHNQYVMRVGYMMAKKRYDRKEATQWAIRQFPEYDDVEQVFKSCYDNTTHPQKAKAETGKIPYATVDEIKDFLDGHIKLRFNLITLRYEYKKEKWRILQDRNLNTLWSNMSLTARVSKSDMINVIESDYTPPYNPFTDYLENLPPWQEGDKDYIAELAATVKMKGDPVMPFCEALRKWLVAMIAGWIDEGAVNNVILVFIGRQGAYKTTWFNYLLPPELKQYFYTKANARRMTKDDIIALSQYALICYEELDTMSPSELNQLKAVVTMQYTNERAAYGHYAEQRKHINTFCGTGNNPEFLSDPTGNRRWLPYEIESILSPREHPFNYEGIYAQAYALYKSDFRYWFTDEEIEQQNRHNRAFEAPRLEQELVDLYFRKPTEAETGEFVSIARAMQIISCNISQKLNSSKLGKAFNDLGFEKMRTKHSRGYRAIVRTAEEIKAYQVSVCINPPQCDDDAPF; this comes from the coding sequence ATGATGAACATCAGCACATTCATTAACATGGCCAGCAAGATTCCTTCACCTGGCCAGTTGGAAGGCCTGGTAACCTTCATGAAGGAAGATGAGAAACTCAGGTTTTTCACCGAGTCTTACCGGAAAACGGGTAATAAGTCGTACAAGCACGATGCACCCCTCTTCGCCGTAGCCTGCATCTTCGAAGGCGGAAAAGGCAAGGACAACATCCGGAGCCTCACACATCTGTCACTGGTCGACTTCGACCACATCACAGAAAAACCGGATGACGGCACCCTGCGCTCGCTCAAAGAGAGAATCTGCCACGATGCCCACACCCTGCTCTGCTACGTTACCATGAGCGGCAACGGACTGCGCGTCATCTACCGCTACGAAGGCGATGATTATCCCTCCGCCTTCGCCATGGGAAACGACTACTACGCGCATCTCATCGGCAAGGAAAGCGATCCGCTCTGCAAGAACATCACAAGGCTCAGCGGACTCGCCTACGACCCCGAAGTCTATTTCAATCCTGAAGCCAAAGCCTTCAGCGCCGAGGAAATCAGCCATTTCCATTCCGCTACGCTCAAGACCGCCCAGAAGAAAAAGAAACAGGAACGCATCGCCGACTACTACGAGCAGATCGTCAAACCCAAGCTGGAAAGCGAAAAAATCAGGTACGAACCCGGCAACCACAACCAGTATGTAATGCGGGTGGGCTACATGATGGCAAAGAAACGGTACGACAGGAAAGAAGCCACCCAGTGGGCTATCAGGCAGTTTCCCGAATACGACGACGTTGAACAGGTGTTCAAGTCGTGTTACGACAACACCACTCACCCACAGAAGGCGAAGGCAGAAACCGGAAAGATTCCCTATGCCACCGTAGATGAAATCAAAGACTTCCTCGACGGGCATATCAAGCTCCGCTTCAACCTCATCACCTTGCGCTACGAGTATAAGAAGGAGAAATGGCGAATCCTCCAGGACCGCAATCTGAATACGCTATGGAGCAACATGTCGCTAACCGCAAGGGTGAGCAAGAGCGACATGATCAATGTCATCGAGAGCGACTATACCCCGCCCTACAATCCCTTCACCGATTATCTGGAGAATCTCCCACCCTGGCAGGAAGGCGACAAGGACTATATTGCCGAACTCGCTGCCACGGTAAAGATGAAGGGAGACCCCGTGATGCCCTTCTGTGAAGCCCTCAGGAAATGGCTCGTGGCGATGATAGCAGGATGGATAGACGAAGGTGCCGTAAACAATGTCATCCTGGTATTCATCGGCAGACAGGGCGCCTACAAGACCACCTGGTTCAACTATCTCCTGCCGCCGGAACTGAAGCAATACTTCTATACGAAGGCGAATGCCAGGCGCATGACGAAGGATGATATCATCGCCCTTTCGCAGTATGCACTCATCTGTTATGAAGAGCTCGATACGATGAGTCCGTCGGAACTGAACCAGCTGAAGGCTGTGGTAACGATGCAGTATACCAACGAAAGGGCGGCATACGGACATTATGCCGAGCAGCGCAAGCATATCAACACCTTCTGCGGCACGGGCAACAATCCCGAGTTTTTGAGCGACCCTACCGGTAACCGTCGCTGGCTGCCCTACGAGATAGAGAGCATCCTCTCGCCCCGTGAGCATCCGTTCAATTACGAAGGCATCTACGCCCAGGCTTACGCCCTCTACAAGAGTGATTTCCGCTACTGGTTCACCGATGAGGAGATAGAACAGCAGAACCGGCACAACCGCGCTTTTGAGGCGCCCAGACTAGAACAGGAACTTGTGGATCTCTACTTCCGAAAGCCAACGGAGGCGGAGACAGGGGAGTTCGTGTCCATAGCCAGAGCGATGCAGATCATCAGTTGCAACATCTCCCAGAAGCTGAACAGTTCGAAACTGGGCAAGGCTTTCAATGATCTCGGATTCGAAAAGATGCGCACCAAGCACAGCCGTGGTTACAGGGCAATCGTCCGTACAGCCGAGGAAATCAAGGCATATCAGGTATCCGTCTGCATCAACCCGCCGCAATGCGATGATGATGCCCCCTTCTAG
- a CDS encoding DUF5053 domain-containing protein yields the protein MEVTMKQAKDSTVKQRIQDIQMTVSWREIAHTYFGKSASWLYHKLDGIDGNGGVGGFTEEEKVMLRGALCDVSNRLRAAADRI from the coding sequence ATGGAAGTAACAATGAAGCAGGCTAAGGACAGCACAGTAAAGCAGCGCATACAAGATATCCAGATGACGGTATCATGGCGCGAGATAGCACATACCTATTTCGGGAAATCGGCATCATGGCTTTATCATAAGCTCGATGGTATTGATGGAAATGGTGGTGTAGGTGGTTTCACCGAAGAAGAGAAGGTTATGCTCCGTGGAGCACTTTGCGATGTTTCCAATCGCTTGCGTGCGGCTGCGGACAGGATATAA
- a CDS encoding PDDEXK nuclease domain-containing protein — protein MTTDNKYNKLSIESSDYAEILRHAVAVIEHARTEIARHVNGYVSTAYWEIGQMLHERKIESGYGDSVVRRLSADLKERYPKMGVSPRNLWYMKKFYERYAGHNEKVQRSVALLPWSHNMLLLSKGLNDEATLYYAQETITKGWNRDLLLNAIKLNMYETQTLARVDNNFDRTLPAEQAQYANEVFNSSYNLGFLGVTSPILELELEDRLVKAITRFLMELGNGFTFIGNQHVLEYNGKESKVDMLFFHRGLRCLVAVDLKIGPFKPEYAGKMNYYLSLLDRLERGADENRSIGIILCAEKDRVEVELALEDMGKPIGVADYQLIVPKEKLQKVLADEIKAFSEEKENKETL, from the coding sequence ATGACAACAGACAATAAATACAACAAACTCTCAATAGAAAGTAGCGATTATGCTGAGATACTGCGACACGCTGTCGCAGTAATTGAGCATGCACGGACAGAAATAGCCCGACATGTCAATGGCTACGTATCTACCGCCTATTGGGAGATTGGTCAAATGCTTCATGAGCGCAAGATTGAAAGTGGGTATGGTGACAGCGTTGTAAGAAGATTGTCAGCAGACCTGAAAGAACGCTATCCAAAGATGGGTGTTTCACCACGAAATCTGTGGTATATGAAAAAGTTCTATGAACGTTATGCAGGGCATAATGAGAAAGTGCAACGGAGCGTTGCACTTTTGCCGTGGTCACATAACATGCTGTTGTTGAGCAAGGGACTGAATGATGAAGCCACGCTATATTATGCTCAGGAAACTATAACCAAAGGTTGGAATCGTGACTTGTTGCTCAATGCCATCAAACTCAATATGTATGAGACACAGACATTGGCACGAGTAGACAACAATTTCGACCGCACTCTTCCTGCCGAACAAGCACAGTATGCCAATGAAGTGTTTAACAGCAGCTACAATCTTGGTTTCTTGGGAGTAACAAGTCCCATTCTGGAGCTTGAACTTGAAGACCGCCTTGTAAAAGCTATCACTCGTTTCCTTATGGAACTTGGTAATGGCTTCACTTTCATTGGCAACCAGCATGTATTGGAATACAATGGTAAAGAAAGTAAGGTAGATATGTTGTTTTTCCATCGTGGACTGCGCTGCCTTGTTGCTGTTGACCTAAAGATAGGTCCTTTCAAACCAGAGTATGCAGGTAAGATGAACTATTATCTGTCTCTGCTTGACCGTCTTGAACGTGGTGCTGACGAGAACCGTTCTATAGGAATCATACTTTGTGCGGAGAAAGACCGTGTAGAGGTGGAACTCGCACTTGAAGATATGGGAAAACCTATTGGAGTGGCGGATTATCAGTTGATAGTACCGAAAGAAAAATTACAGAAAGTCCTTGCTGATGAGATAAAGGCATTTAGTGAGGAGAAAGAAAACAAAGAAACATTATAA
- a CDS encoding McrB family protein, translating into MEKHVANHGNGTETDNKIKNFYQKVQDVKLDALLQKNMSEYGIVVGAKKYWISKDTTVDDILSCSAVKVRRYWIARLSDDNHWDYALENNLWLMQQRYDIQRNHIVTQLLNLVKEIRVGDVLLLTFDNIIYAYGTVVRCPFQTRQISNLQNIVSLRQYDYNDGIVCFEDAPAFYEDLRDGEENWGQRVSVDQWHCYDNDSTVYNSGCQSALLAGNTQQSIFEVDAKFAQDKIKELEKQYYKKYMFINNTAKLLKSKHNIILQGAPGTGKTYNTAAIALSVLGIDGVDLDNHDEVMKKYQELQDDRIFFTTFHQSLDYEDFVEGLKPRIQSNENGESLGVTYEPEDGIFKRACNAVVTDDSKDIIECIDDYLQKIKGFENRREIPTVTGKSSLYVWWNEGNKTVSSRSTNSTSQREESYSPSPLNIEKIKAQALGKGCENNWQQYAQAFIEAVKNEYHAKTDKSVVLIIDEINRGNVSKIFGELITLLEADKRDKGNHPIKVTLPYSKTLFGVPSNLYIIGTMNTTDRSTGTLDYALRRRFAFVTLKSDPNVIVKHYEKLGNDDLKAIAIDLFNNIKAFITNPKHLCGDLGIDDLMVGHSYFMASSKEELQCKVEFEIIPLIAEYINDGILTVNDQEKEKAFDAWESLHPVQIVDDEDEDNIDEEDE; encoded by the coding sequence ATGGAAAAGCATGTAGCCAACCATGGCAATGGCACCGAAACTGACAACAAGATAAAGAATTTCTACCAGAAAGTACAGGATGTCAAACTTGATGCCTTGTTACAAAAAAACATGTCTGAATACGGTATTGTTGTGGGGGCAAAGAAATATTGGATAAGCAAAGATACAACGGTAGACGATATCCTGTCTTGTTCCGCTGTTAAAGTTCGTAGATATTGGATTGCCCGTCTCTCAGACGACAACCACTGGGATTATGCATTGGAGAACAACCTGTGGCTTATGCAACAGCGATACGACATTCAAAGAAATCACATAGTCACCCAGTTACTGAATTTAGTAAAGGAAATAAGAGTCGGTGATGTGCTATTGCTTACTTTTGACAATATAATATATGCATATGGGACTGTGGTAAGATGTCCATTTCAAACCCGTCAAATCTCAAATCTGCAGAACATAGTGTCCCTAAGACAATATGATTATAATGATGGCATAGTATGTTTTGAAGATGCTCCAGCTTTCTATGAAGACTTAAGAGATGGAGAAGAAAATTGGGGGCAGCGAGTATCTGTAGACCAATGGCATTGTTATGACAACGACTCAACCGTATATAATTCCGGATGTCAATCTGCTCTTTTAGCAGGCAATACTCAACAGTCAATATTCGAAGTTGACGCTAAGTTTGCACAAGACAAAATAAAAGAATTGGAAAAACAATACTATAAGAAATATATGTTCATTAATAATACTGCAAAGTTGCTGAAATCCAAGCACAACATAATCCTTCAAGGTGCGCCAGGAACTGGCAAGACCTATAATACGGCAGCCATTGCGCTCAGTGTGCTCGGTATAGACGGAGTCGACCTTGACAATCACGATGAAGTAATGAAGAAATATCAAGAGTTGCAGGACGACCGCATATTCTTCACGACATTCCATCAGTCTCTTGACTATGAGGATTTCGTCGAAGGTTTGAAACCTCGCATTCAGTCGAATGAGAATGGCGAAAGTCTTGGCGTAACCTACGAGCCCGAAGACGGCATCTTCAAACGAGCATGCAACGCAGTGGTGACCGATGACAGCAAGGATATTATAGAGTGCATTGATGATTACCTGCAAAAGATAAAGGGATTTGAGAACCGTCGTGAAATACCTACGGTAACCGGGAAATCGTCGTTGTATGTATGGTGGAACGAAGGGAACAAGACCGTCAGCAGTAGAAGTACAAACTCTACAAGTCAACGTGAGGAAAGTTACTCTCCGTCTCCACTGAATATTGAGAAAATCAAGGCTCAAGCCTTGGGAAAAGGATGTGAGAATAATTGGCAGCAATATGCTCAGGCTTTCATTGAAGCGGTCAAGAATGAATATCACGCCAAGACAGACAAATCAGTGGTACTCATCATTGATGAGATAAACAGAGGAAATGTTTCCAAGATATTTGGTGAACTGATTACATTGCTTGAAGCGGACAAACGAGACAAAGGCAATCACCCTATAAAAGTGACATTACCATACTCCAAGACATTGTTTGGCGTGCCAAGCAACCTGTATATCATAGGCACAATGAACACAACAGACCGAAGTACGGGGACGCTTGACTATGCCCTCCGTCGCCGCTTTGCATTTGTGACGTTAAAGTCTGACCCGAATGTGATAGTCAAACATTATGAGAAATTGGGCAACGACGACTTGAAAGCAATAGCTATCGACTTGTTCAACAATATCAAAGCCTTCATCACAAATCCAAAACATCTGTGTGGCGACTTGGGCATTGACGACCTGATGGTGGGCCACAGCTACTTTATGGCATCCTCTAAAGAAGAACTACAATGCAAGGTGGAATTTGAAATAATACCCCTCATCGCTGAATATATCAATGACGGCATCTTGACCGTGAACGACCAAGAGAAAGAAAAGGCATTTGATGCCTGGGAGTCCCTCCACCCCGTGCAGATTGTAGACGATGAGGACGAAGATAATATAGACGAAGAAGACGAATAA